The Prunus persica cultivar Lovell chromosome G7, Prunus_persica_NCBIv2, whole genome shotgun sequence genome has a segment encoding these proteins:
- the LOC18770648 gene encoding isoleucine N-monooxygenase 2: MNTPIAIFLVSFFIFLVNLIRLKTSNRSKGVSLPPGPTPWPIVGCVPEMWRNRPAYKWVHKVLKELDTDIACIKLGNVHVIPVKSPEIAREFLKKNDAVFASRPVTMATELLSSGFLTTGVVPWGGQWKKMRKVLIADVFNHSMVQWLVGKRNEEADNLVKFLYNQCSSNPNGSVVNVRTAAQFYSGGVMRRMIFNTRYFGKGRKDGGPGFEEEQHVSALLTILLHVYAFCVSDYLPWLRVFDISGHEKKVRGALKIIKQYQDPLIDERLKEWRDGRTKEPEDLLDVFISLKDANGQPLLSGEEIKAQITELQLATVDNPFNAAEWALSIMLNQPELLKKAEEELDRVVGKQRLVQESDVPKLPYVRACAREALRLHPVAPFNLPHMSSTDAVVAGYFIPKGSSVLLSRLGLGRNPEVWENPLIFDPERHLKGDADQQVDLEEHELRFITFSTGRRGCMGSGLGTTITIMLLARLLQGFTWSMPPNVDKIDLTEALSLFKANPLFAHAKPRLPASLYTV, translated from the exons ATGAACACTCCAATTGCAATTTTCCTTGTATCCTTTTTCATCTTTCTTGTCAACTTGATCAGGTTGAAAACCAGCAATAGAAGCAAAGGAGTCTCTCTTCCCCCAGGTCCGACCCCATGGCCAATTGTTGGTTGTGTACCAGAAATGTGGAGGAACAGGCCAGCATATAAATGGGTGCATAAGGTTTTGAAAGAACTCGACACTGACATTGCATGCATAAAATTAGGAAATGTTCATGTCATCCCAGTGAAATCACCAGAAATTGCCAGGgagtttttgaagaaaaatgatgcAGTTTTTGCATCAAGACCTGTCACAATGGCAACTGAACTTTTAAGCAGCGGGTTCTTGACCACAGGTGTTGTGCCTTGGGGAGGCCAGtggaaaaaaatgagaaaagtTTTGATTGCTGACGTGTTCAATCATTCTATGGTTCAATGGCTAGTTGGTAAGAGAAACGAAGAAGCTGATAACCTTGTGAAGTTCCTATACAATCAGTGCTCGTCCAATCCGAACGGTTCGGTGGTGAATGTGAGAACTGCAGCTCAATTTTACTCAGGAGGTGTGATGAGAAGGATGATTTTCAACACGAGGTACTTTGGCAAAGGGAGAAAGGATGGAGGGCCTGGCTTTGAAGAAGAGCAACACGTCTCTGCGCTTTTGACTATACTCTTGCATGTGTACGCTTTCTGTGTATCGGATTATCTTCCATGGCTTAGAGTGTTTGACATAAGTGGCCATGAGAAAAAGGTGAGGGGTGCTTTGAAGATCATCAAGCAATATCAAGACCCTCTTATTGATGAGAGGTTGAAAGAATGGAGAGATGGAAGGACGAAGGAGCCTGAGGACCTGCTTGATGTTttcatttcactcaaagatgCAAATGGACAGCCCTTATTGTCAGGTGAAGAAATTAAAGCTCAAATCACG GAACTGCAGCTTGCAACAGTGGATAATCCGTTCAATGCAGCGGAGTGGGCTCTATCAATAATGCTCAACCAACCTGAGCTGCTAAAAAAGGCAGAAGAAGAACTAGATAGGGTAGTTGGAAAGCAGAGGCTTGTTCAAGAGTCTGATGTCCCCAAGCTCCCTTACGTAAGGGCTTGTGCAAGAGAAGCACTTAGGCTGCATCCAGTTGCACCATTCAACCTCCCCCACATGTCCAGCACAGACGCTGTAGTAGCAGGATACTTCATCCCAAAAGGGAGCAGTGTTCTGCTAAGCCGCTTAGGTCTCGGGCGCAACCCGGAAGTGTGGGAAAACCCACTGATATTCGACCCAGAACGACATCTAAAAGGAGATGCTGATCAACAAGTGGATCTGGAAGAGCATGAGCTGAGGTTCATTACATTCTCTACTGGACGGAGAGGATGCATGGGGAGTGGGCTAGGGACTACCATAACTATCATGCTCCTAGCAAGGCTTTTGCAAGGGTTTACTTGGAGCATGCCACCCAATGTGGACAAGATTGACCTCACTGAggctctctccctcttcaagGCCAACCCTTTGTTTGCACATGCTAAACCTCGCTTGCCTGCTTCTCTCTACACGGTTTAG